From Amycolatopsis sp. WQ 127309:
CGGACCGAGAAGTACAAGCAGCAGTTCCCCGTCATCAAGTCGGGCGTCGGGCTGGTCGTCACCTTCAAGGACCCGATCAACCTGAGCCAGGTCAAGGTCTCCGGGGGCACCGCGGGCACCAAGGTCGAGATCCGTTCGGCGACCGAGAAGAACCCGGACCTGGCCGACACGAAGGTGGTCGGCAACGGCGACCTGCAGGACGGCGACACGACGATCCCGCTGGCTCAGCCCACCCAGGGTGAGTACTTCATCGTCTGGATCACCCAGCTGGGCGGCGAGGATGGCCAGTTCCTGACCCAGATCGCGGACCTGTCCTTCCTGCCTGCGGGGTGACGCACCCGACAGGGTCAGTAGGCTCTCGCGGGTGACAGCTGCAGCTCCCACGGATGCGGATCTGATAGCGGCTCACGCCGCGGGGGACCCTCATGCGTTCAGCGAACTCGTCCAGCGACATCGCGACCGCATGTGGGCGGTCGCCCTGCGCACGGTCCGCGACCCGGAGGAAGCCGCCGACGCGCTGCAGGACGCGTTCATCTCGGCGTTCCGGGCCGCCGGCAAGTTCCGCGCCGAGTCGCAGGTCACGACGTGGCTGCACCGGATCGTGGTGAACGCCTGCCTCGACCGGATCCGCCGCCGCCAGGCCCGCCCGACCGTCCCGCTGCCGGAAACCGGCTTCAACGAGCCGGCCACCCCGCGCGATTCGATGGCCGAGCGCGAGACCAGCTTGCTGGTGCGCGAAGCGCTCGCCCAGCTGCCGGAAGACCAGCGCGCGCCCATCCTGCTCGTCGACGTCGAGGGCTATTCCGTGGCCGAGACGGCGAAGATGCTCGGCATCGCCGAGGGCACGGTGAAGAGCCGATGTGCCCGGGGGCGCGGAAAACTCGCCAAGGTTCTCGGACACCTGCGGAACCCCGATGCGATTGCGAACGTCCCAACTCACGAAAGCAAACGGGCCGGGCGCCAGCCGGGTAGCGGGGAGGGACGATGACGGACGAAAGCCGGGGGATCGGGGGGACCGTCGGTCCGCCCTGGTCTGTCGACGTGCTCGCCGATCTCCACGCCGGCGTGCTGGACGACGACCGGGCCGCGCAGCTGTGGCCGGTCGTCAACGCCGACCCGGAGGCCCGCGCGATCCTGGACGCCCTCGACGCGACGCAGGCCGACCTGGCCTCACTCGCCGAGGCACCCGCGCCGCCGATGCCGGCGGAGTTCGCGGCACGGCTCGACGCGGCCCTGGCCGCGGAAGTGGCCGCCGCCTTTCCTGGACAAGCACAGTCGAAGCAGCGGACCGCGCCGGCACCGGAGCAGACCGGGACCGGGGACGCCCAGGTGGTGGACCTCGCGGCCGCCCGGCGGCGCCGGAACAAGCGGCTCGGCTGGGCCGCCGGCGTCCTGACCGCGGCCGCCGCGGCGGTCGTCGCGGTGACGGTCGCGATCCCGAGCACGCCTCAGCAGAGCGGCACCCCGAACGTCGCGGCCCCGGCACCGTCCGGCCCGACGGTCGGCGCCGACGGCAGCGGCGCCCAGGCCCTGGTCGGCAAGGCGGTCGGCGTCCGCGACTTCGGCCCGCTGGGCACCGAAGACCGGCTGGACGCCTGCATCACGGCCGCCGGCCTGGACGCGAAGGTGCGGCCCGAGGGCATCCGCCCCGTCAACGTCGGCGGCAAGGCCGGCGTGATGATCATCCTGACCACCGGCAAGCTCGCCCAGTTCCGCTTGGTCGCCTTCGGCGCGGACTGCGGACCGGGCAATCCGGCGGTGCTGTTCGACAAGGTCGTCGGGGAGAAGTAGCGCCTGTCACCCCGGGAACACCGCCACCTACGATCGTGTTGAGCCTGGTACAGGGTCACTACGAGCGGAGGTCACGGGTGGCTGC
This genomic window contains:
- the sigM gene encoding RNA polymerase sigma factor SigM gives rise to the protein MTAAAPTDADLIAAHAAGDPHAFSELVQRHRDRMWAVALRTVRDPEEAADALQDAFISAFRAAGKFRAESQVTTWLHRIVVNACLDRIRRRQARPTVPLPETGFNEPATPRDSMAERETSLLVREALAQLPEDQRAPILLVDVEGYSVAETAKMLGIAEGTVKSRCARGRGKLAKVLGHLRNPDAIANVPTHESKRAGRQPGSGEGR